One genomic window of Stigmatopora nigra isolate UIUO_SnigA chromosome 13, RoL_Snig_1.1, whole genome shotgun sequence includes the following:
- the foxa2 gene encoding forkhead box protein A2 has product MMLGAVKMEGHEHTDWSSYYAEPECYTSVGNMNAGLGMNTMNTYMSMSGMSTSANMSANSMNMSYVNTAMSPAGMTGMPGMSPGTGPGVGPGMGVGVGAMNGMGAAGMTAMSAALSPSMSPMSGQAASMNALTSYSNMNAMSPIYGQSNINRSRDPKTYRRSYTHAKPPYSYISLITMAIQQSPSKMLTLAEIYQWIMDLFPFYRQNQQRWQNSIRHSLSFNDCFLKVPRSPDKPGKGSFWTLHPDSGNMFENGCYLRRQKRFKCDKKMPGVKESTRGGKVGGDGGSSSHSSSESCNGNESPHSNSSASEHKRAMSDLKASQALSPEHAASVAAAAAAAAAAAAAVASSSSSLSSPVGQGQHLLSQHHSVLQAHDPHLKPEHHYSFNHPFSINNLMSSEQQHHHHHHHHHHKMDLKAYEQVMHYSGYGSPMTGALSMGSMAGKSSLDSASIPDSSYYQGVYSRPIMNSS; this is encoded by the exons ATGATGCTCGGAGCAGTTAAAATGGAAGGACACGAACATACCGACTGGAGCAGTTACTACGCCGAGCCTGAG TGTTACACCTCCGTTGGAAACATGAACGCCGGCCTGGGCATGAACACGATGAACACCTACATGAGCATGTCCGGCATGAGCACCTCAGCCAACATGTCTGCCAACTCCATGAACATGTCTTACGTCAACACCGCCATGAGCCCTGCCGGCATGACCGGCATGCCCGGCATGTCCCCCGGCACCGGTCCCGGAGTGGGCCCCGGCATGGGCGTAGGCGTAGGAGCCATGAACGGCATGGGAGCCGCCGGTATGACTGCCATGAGTGCTGCCCTTAGCCCCAGCATGAGCCCCATGAGTGGCCAAGCAGCCTCCATGAACGCCCTAACGTCCTACAGCAACATGAACGCCATGAGCCCCATTTACGGCCAGTCTAACATCAACCGTTCCCGAGACCCTAAGACCTACCGGAGGAGCTACACCCACGCCAAACCGCCATATTCCTACATCTCGCTCATCACCATGGCTATCCAGCAGTCCCCAAGCAAGATGTTAACCCTAGCCGAGATCTACCAATGGATCATGGACTTATTCCCCTTTTACCGGCAGAACCAACAACGTTGGCAGAACTCCATCCGCCATTCATTGTCCTTCAACGACTGCTTCCTCAAAGTTCCCCGGTCGCCGGATAAACCGGGTAAAGGTTCCTTCTGGACTCTACATCCAGATTCAGGCAACATGTTCGAGAATGGTTGCTACTTACGCCGCCAGAAGCGCTTCAAATGCGATAAAAAAATGCCTGGCGTCAAGGAGTCGACACGCGGAGGTAAAGTGGGCGGCGATGGCGGCTCGTCGTCTCATAGCAGCTCGGAAAGCTGCAACGGGAACGAGTCGCCGCACTCCAACTCGTCCGCAAGCGAGCACAAGAGAGCCATGTCGGACTTGAAGGCGAGCCAGGCTCTGAGCCCGGAGCACGCCGCCTCCGTAGCCGCCGCCGcagctgccgccgccgccgccgcagccgccgtagcctcctcctcgtcctccctCTCGTCTCCAGTAGGCCAGGGCCAACATCTCCTCTCCCAGCATCATTCGGTCCTCCAGGCCCACGACCCGCACCTGAAGCCGGAGCATCACTACTCCTTCAACCACCCTTTCTCCATCAACAACCTCATGTCATCAGAACAGcaacaccaccaccatcatcaccaccatcaccacaaaATGGACCTAAAAGCATATGAACAGGTGATGCATTACTCAGGCTACGGCTCCCCCATGACCGGAGCCCTTTCCATGGGCTCAATGGCAGGGAAATCAAGCCTGGATTCCGCTTCTATTCCCGACTCCTCTTACTACCAAGGAGTTTATTCTAGGCCCATCATGAACTCTTCATAA
- the LOC144206534 gene encoding uncharacterized protein LOC144206534, producing MKLIPEVPEQMDVIPGQVSHRKGNNDMLKEVDCNVGLALMCTTLKMLGVKQVWLWLVLGWKTAWLFKAILRFRYFLVQAEKAFKALMAHNCQPTSCAKIPDEPGGYMSVRALQSSSEVTICRRNPVKLLTGRCRSFGPHIAQNAGKHQECGENDQKGAACRRHNKKSTKGDQVSCLCTDGSGTLNWSFFSK from the exons ATGAAACTCATCCCAGAG GTTCCTGAACAGATGGATGTAATTCCGGGACAAGTCTCTCACCGCAAAGGGAATAATGACATGTTGAAAGAAGTTGACTGCAATGTGGGG TTGGCCTTGATGTGCACTACCCTGAAAATGCTTGGTGTTAAGCAGGTTTGGCTCTGGTTAGTCCTTGGATGGAAGACTGCCTGGCTGTTCAAGGCAAT TCTgcgattcagatatttcttagtcCAAGCAGAGAAAGCCTTTAAGGCCCTGATGGCACACAACTGCcaa CCAACGTCATGCGCCAAAATCCCTGATGAGCCAGGAGGCTACATGAGcgtgcgtgcactgcagagcagctcagaagtgacgatttgccgaaGAAACCCTGTCAAACTTCTCACAGGACGATGCAGATCATTtg GACCTCATATTGCACAGaatgctgggaaacatcaagaatgtggcgaaaacgaccagaaaggagcagcgtgtcgacgccataacaaa aaatcCACCAAAGGGgaccaggtttcctgcctatgtacaGATGGCTCAGGCACTCtcaattggagttttttttcaaaataa
- the prkd3 gene encoding serine/threonine-protein kinase D3, which produces MSASSPPSLPRAFLHSLHPTLPPALSPSLAGPIYTRLSNGHSSAPSPTNSRSSFHGVSFLLQIGLTRETVNLEGNDQSLSAVKDLVCSIVDQKFPECGFFGMYDKILLFRHDLNDENILQRLTSAEDIHEGDLIEVVLSAQATVEDFQIRPHALYVHSYKAPTFCDYCGEMLWGLVRQGLKCEGCGLNYHKRCAFKIPNNCTGVRKRRLSNVSLPGPSLSVPRPAPAESTAVVVDEQPQQRSHQEAGKRILSWSGRPIWMEKMVLGRVKVPHTFAIHTYTRPTICQYCKRLLKGIFRQGMQCKDCRFNCHKRCASKVPRDCLGEVDFNGEPASPGPESDNPLDTMEVDSSDMEGSRGLDDSEELSTPEERMFDMDSPFLDREKDEEPIKAISPSTSTNIPLMRVVQSIKHTKRRSSTVVKEGWMVHYTSRDNLRKRHYWRLDSKSLSLFQNDTGAKFYKEIPLSEILQVEQCRDYNNLAQGSNPHCFEIITATMVYYVGENNGNHYHSPVLAASGVGLEVAEGWEKAIRQALMPVTPQPSLASLAGSGKDHRELSISISVSNCQIQENVDIASVYQIFSDEVLGSGQFGIVYGGKHRKSGRDVAIKVIDKMRFPTKQESQLRNEVAILQNLHHPGIVNLECMFETPERVFVVMEKLHGDMLEMILSSEKSKLPERITKFLVTQILVALRHLHFKNIVHCDLKPENVLLASAEPFPQVKLCDFGFARIIGEKSFRRSVVGTPAYLAPEVLRSKGYNRSLDMWSVGVIVYVSLSGTFPFNEDEDINDQIQNAAFMYPPMPWKDISAEATDLINNLLQVKMRKRYSVDKCLSHPWLQDYQTWLDLRDFETRRGERYITHESDDARWEEYADEHSLVYPQHFIMAPNLDDMDEDP; this is translated from the exons atgTCTGCCTCCTCTCCGCCATCCTTACCTCGAGCCTTCCTCCACTCTCTCCATCCGACCTTGCCGCCCGCATTGTCCCCATCCTTGGCTGGACCAATCTACACGCGGCTATCCAACGGACACAGTAGTGCCCCTAGCCCGACCAACTCCCGTAGTTCTTTTCATGGGGTCTCCTTCTTACTACAGATTGGTTTGACCAGAGAGACGGTGAACCTGGAGGGGAATGACCAGTCGCTATCTGCAGTCAAAGACCTCGTGTGCTCCATTGTGGACCAGAAG TTCCCAGAGTGTGGCTTCTTTGGCATGTACGACAAGATCCTGCTATTCCGTCACGACCTGAACGATGAAAACATCCTGCAAAGGTTGACCTCAGCAGAAGACATCCATGAGGGAGACCTTATTGAGGTGGTGCTCTCTG CCCAAGCCACAGTTGAAGACTTCCAGATTCGACCCCATGCCCTCTATGTCCACTCCTACAAAGCTCCCACCTTTTGTGACTACTGCGGGGAGATGCTATGGGGTCTCGTTCGCCAGGGCCTCAAATGTGAAG GATGTGGGCTAAACTATCACAAGCGCTGCGCCTTTAAAATTCCCAATAACTGTACTGGCGTGAGGAAGAGGAGATTGTCCAATGTCTCGCTGCCGGGACCATCGCTCTCAGTTCCTCGACCTGCACCTGCAGAAAGTACTGCTGTCGTCGTGGATGAG cagccacaGCAGAGGTCTCATCAAGAAGCAGGAAAGCGGATCCTATCCTGGAGCGGCAGGCCTATCTGGATGGAGAAAATGGTTCTGGGTCGGGTCAAGGTGCCTCACACCTTTGCTATTCATACCTACACTCGACCCACTATCTGCCAGTACTGCAAGCGTCTACTCAAGGGAATATTTCGTCAGGGAATGCAGTGCAAAG ATTGCAGGTTCAATTGCCATAAGCGGTGTGCTTCAAAGGTACCAAGAGACTGTTTGGGTGAGGTGGATTTTAATGGAG AGCCAGCCAGCCCCGGGCCAGAGTCTGATAACCCTCTGGATACAATGGAAGTGGACAGCAGTGATATGGAAGGCAGCCGTGGATTAGATGATTCTGAAGAACTCTCCACTCCTGAGGAGCGAATGTTCGACATGGATTCCCCTTTCTTAGACCGGGAAAAAGATGAAGAACCTATTAAGGCTATTAG CCCCTCCACAAGCACTAACATCCCACTAATGCGGGTGGTCCAGTCAATCAAACATACCAAAAGGCGGAGTTCCACTGTGGTGAAGGAGGGCTGGATGGTTCATTATACCAGTAGAGACAATTTG AGGAAAAGACATTACTGGCGGCTGGACAGCAAAAGTTTGAGTCTCTTTCAGAATGATACAGGAGCCAAGTTTTATAAA GAAATCCCTTTATCTGAAATTCTCCAGGTAGAGCAGTGCAGAGACTACAACAACTTGGCCCAAGGAAGCAACCCACACTGCTTTGAAATCATCACCGCCACCATGGTCTACTACGTAGGAGAGAACAACGGCAATCACTATCACAGCCCCGTTCTGGCTGCCTCAGGAGTTGGCTTGGAAGTAGCTGAAGGTTGGGAGAAAGCCATCAGGCAGGCCCTAATGCCAGTCACACCTCAGCCAAGTCTGGCAAGTCTTGCAGGCTCAGGAAAAGATCATA gAGAGCTGTCCATCAGCATATCTGTGTCTAATTGCCAAATTCAAGAAAATgtg gATATTGCCTCGGTCTATCAAATATTCTCAGATGAAGTACTGGGATCAGGGCAGTTTGGTATTGTGTATGGAG gtAAACATAGAAAGAGTGGCCGAGATGTAGCTATAAAGGTTATTGACAAGATGAGATTTCCTACTAAGCAAGAGAGCCAGCTTAGGAATGAGGTGGCCATTTTACAG AATCTCCATCACCCGGGAATTGTCAACTTGGAATGCATGTTTGAGACACCGGAACGTGTCTTTGTAGTGATGGAGAAGCTGCACGGTGACATGCTGGAAATGATCCTGTCAAGTGAGAAGAGCAAACTGCCTGAACGAATCACCAAGTTTTTAGTGACGCAG ATTCTTGTGGCCTTGCGACATCTGCACTTCAAAAACATAGTTCACTGTGACCTGAAGCCCGAGAATGTACTGTTGGCCTCGGCAGAACCTTTTCCGCAG GTAAAGCTGTGTGACTTTGGTTTCGCCCGCATCATTGGTGAGAAGTCTTTCCGACGATCGGTGGTGGGCACTCCGGCTTACCTGGCTCCGGAGGTCCTGCGCAGTAAAGGCTACAATCGCTCGTTGGACATGTGGTCTGTGGGTGTTATCGTGTACGTTAGCTTGAGTGGAACTTTCCCCTTCAATGAGGACGAGGACATCAATGACCAGATTCAGAACGCTGCCTTTATGTATCCTCCTATGCCTTGGAAGGACATCTCGGCAGAAG CCACTGATCTGATCAATAATCTCCTCCAAGTGAAGATGAGAAAGAGGTACAGTGTCGACAAGTGTCTCAGCCATCCTTGGTTGCAG GATTATCAAACGTGGTTGGACCTCAGGGACTTTGAAACGCGGCGAGGCGAACGCTACATCACCCACGAAAGCGACGACGCACGCTGGGAGGAATACGCCGACGAGCACAGTCTTGTTTACCCCCAACACTTCATCATGGCACCCAACCTGGATGACATGGACGAGGATCCTTAG